From Drosophila virilis strain 15010-1051.87 chromosome X, Dvir_AGI_RSII-ME, whole genome shotgun sequence, the proteins below share one genomic window:
- the LOC26530989 gene encoding putative autophagy-related protein 11 yields MAQSRAESPEVKCHYPSTTLRRRTIVLRNWRDSPSTVTLAPFRVFGISDGHKYIPKPHEIVPPYYKKYFIEKRNTLLTVISDYGLYTEELNKSRNPQPDENVTNLEKLSGPTQFEPENNNRKHTPLKTLPMQNKTCAPKNNQSSAEKVLKMFEENSNPRKDELDTLTVHNKYSNNIKNPKAKQVRGPAPKVKTIQKQKLPLLSQPIKHNVKTLLEQNNNNVKTFANVQPRGLNQQYKQSVMPLKDQNIVENDYLKKTQIQIPNQPPRGYFYQNKPNVNKDSIEKKQAQGKGKILHTQTIDQNIMKNDYLKKSQEQGTEQIQQTREHFYQIKPNEKHLEQNNVKNDCIKKRENQIQAMSRNIKKIPNMQQNVKSLMDQSSLQNDYFNES; encoded by the exons atggcCCAAAGTCGTGCAGAATC TCCCGAAGTGAAATGTCATTATCCATCCACAACGCTCAGGAGACGCACCATAGTGCTAAGAAACTGGCGCGATTCCCCATCTACCGTGACGCTGGCACCATTTCGCGTCTTTGGTATCAGCGATggtcataaatatatacccAAGCCGCATGAAATTGTGCCGCCTTACTATAAGAAGTACTTTATTGAAAAGAGGAATACCCTGCTGACCGTCATCTCGGATTACGGCTTGTACACAGAAGAATTAAACAAATCGAGAAACCCGCAGCCGGATGAGAATGTAACTAATCTCGAAAAGCTATCGG GCCCAACACAATTTGAACCCGAGAATAATAATAGAAAGCATACCCCTTTAAAGACACTGCCAATGCAAAATAAGACGTGTGCGCCAAAGAACAACCAGTCCTCTGCTGAGAAagttttgaaaatgtttgagGAAAATAGCAATCCCAGAAAGGATGAGCTGGACACACTTACCGtgcataataaatatagtaataatataaagaatccaaaagccaaacaagtTCGAGGCCCCGCTCCTAAAGTTAAAAcgattcaaaaacaaaagttaccgCTCCTATCCCAGCCGATCAAACACAATGTGAAAACTCTACTagagcaaaataataataatgtcaaAACATTCGCAAATGTGCAACCAAGGGGACTAAACCAGCAGTATAAACAAAGTGTGATGCCTCTAAAGGATCAAAATATTGTGGAGAATGACTATCTTAAGAAAACCCAAATTCAAATTCCAAATCAACCGCCACGAGGCTACTTCTATCAGAATAAGCCAAATGTGAACAAGGATAGTATTGAAAAAAAGCAAGCTCAAGGTAAAGGTAAGATTCTGCATACACAGACAATAGATCAAAATATCATGAAGAACGACTATCTTAAGAAAAGTCAAGAACAGGGAACAGAGCAAATACAACAGACAAGAGAACACTTCTATCAAATTAAACCAAATGAAAAGCATCTGGAGCAAAACAATGTGAAGAACGACTGTattaaaaaaagggaaaatcaAATTCAAGCTATGTCACGCAATATCAAGAAAATTCCAAATATGCAGCAAAATGTCAAGTCTCTAATGGATCAGTCCAGTTTGCAGAACGACTATTTTAATGAAAGCTAA
- the LOC6631825 gene encoding uncharacterized protein — translation MDENNAEASRSKACEALQVPKTELASTAVEAASSLFTATRKAGGRLRSSGSKLKSPSKPKNSINRRKSNSRSMSSTRKTKSTPTARSRNRKTTSTGLKKPNVNCVSRKRNSRISIKHNKGCRPNLTMNKAYLQFIREYCGRPQELSGPDLAQKAARAWCRLSNVKKQKFLARRTKKTCKKARFCAIQ, via the exons ATGGATGAGAATAACGCAGAAGCAAGTCGTAGCAAAGCATGCGAAGCATTACAGGTCCCCAAAACAGAACTAGCGTCGACTGCAGTAGAAGCG GCCAGTTCCTTATTCACCGCTACTAGAAAAGCTGGAGGAAGACTTAGGAGTTCGGGATCAAAGTTGAAGTCGCCTTCAAAGCCCAAAAACTCAATTAACCGAAGGAAGTCCAATTCTAGATCAATGTCCAGTACGCGCAAGACCAAGAGCACGCCGACAGCCAGGTCGCGCAATAGGAAGACCACCTCAACGGGTCTCAAGAAACCCAATGTGAACTGCGTGAGCCGTAAGCGTAATTCTCGAATTAGCATCAAACACAATAAAGGTTGCAGACCCAATCTAACTATGAACAAAgcatatttgcaatttatacGCGAATACTGCGGAAGACCACAAGAGCTATCCGGACCGGATTTAGCACAAAAAGCCGCGCGCGCCTGGTGTCGCCTATCCAATGTGAAGAAACAGAAATTTTTG GCAAGGCGCACAAAGAAAACTTGTAAAAAAGCCCGATTTTGTGCAATTCAAtag